ggtaaattggtttattattgtcacatataccaagatacagtgaaaaactttgataaCAAAGTGGTTAATCTTCACGGTATTTAGGATGAGTTGGATTAAGTGGAACATCCCAGATGGAATTTGGATTGTGTTCGTGCGTTTTCGGAAAGGATTAGGGGACATTCTGTGCACTGGGCATAACTGTACGTGATTTGAAACATTCCTGCAGGTGTGATGCTATCGATCGGACCTCCGCGGCTGAATGTCCAATACATATATGAGCTGAATGATGCGCTAGGACTACGCAAGGGTCACACAGATCGCATACAAAATAACTGCAAGCAGAAAAATGGAGCTCGCTGAGACGCTCTTTGTATCTTTTCTTAAGAAGGGTGCATACAATAACCACAGGCATCTTCATTAAGGCAGATATTTATTGTTTTCAATAATTATGATAAAAAATAAATTGTACTACATATACAGTCATTGTAAGTCTGCAAGGTACAAGAGAAGTAGGGTAACTAGTGAACATTTCTATCTCCAAGATAATGACAGACAATTCTAAGATTGTTGATGCTACAATGCCCTTATACAGTTTATCACGTATAAAAATAATTCTATTTCCAGATGTACAAGTACAGGAAATAAAAAAGTTACATTTAAATAGTTTAAACAATTTTATATACAATGCATTTCATACATTAAAACATCAATTGCACTTTCTGTAATAGAAGTTGCTTTCAAGTATGATGCAATCTTTTTTTCAACTAGCAGGATTTTAGACTCCCTGTAATCCAAACAGAAAAAACACAGTTCAAATGCAGACTGCAGATTATGGGCTGGAATTTGGCGCTATGAAGGGTATGAACCCTTAATTCCCAGGCGTACTCTGCGAGGTGGCGCCCTTTTCTTCCATTCAGTTCATTCTGAAACGTCGCCaaacaaaaatctggcaaatttgGCAGCTTATAAGAGTTATGAAGTCAAGGCGGAATTTGCCATCGGACCTCCTATGTCCAACTATGTCCAACATTTATTGTAGCCGATGGCAGTAGTTCTACAGTTGTAGTGCTGCATGTTTGTGTGCGCCTGTCAGAGGACAGCCCATCACGTCCTTGCCAGTGAATCCTGCTGTCGAGGCAGCGTCAGCGCTATTTTGGATCGCACGGACCGCCGTTTCCTGCCGTAGCTATTGGGGCTCCACGTGCTCCACCGAGCCATGCCGTCCTTCTCTGGGTTATTGAGGAGTTGATTTAAGCGGTGGCTTAGTTTCTGGACCTGGCACGTCCCGAGTTGGCAGCTGGGCCGGTTCAGCTGGAGCTGTGGAAAATGCGGCAACGCGTGTCGGTTGCGCTTCATACGAATATGCACATCGGAGCTgataaaggaagaaaaacagGCATGATAAGAGCAAAATCCTGGACGCAGGTTTAGAAATCCGCACTTAAAGACAATTGGGTCTCTAAACCCCACGTAATAGGCTCCATTCTGCAGCGAGCGTGATAAAAAGTTGCATGAATCGCTTTATCTATCAAACCTTGCAAACGTTTGCGTTTAAACAGAATATGAAAACGAAATCAGCCCAGGTTCTAAATGGTAACCCAGAAAAGTTTATTGTAAATCATCACAGTAAAGATGTTCGGCAGAGTTTATCTCAATCTATGCTCTCAGTTATCACAATTCATAGCAAGTACTTTGGGGGACTGCTCAGGTTCGCAGTCACTCTTCGAGAATCTCGAACCCCAGGCTTGCAATAGGACACATTAGCATTGTTTTGCAGtccctttttttgttttgtgtcaaTGCTTAACCTTTAAGAGATTAAAAAGCAAAAGCAGGTAGATTATAATTTCTTTGAATATTTACCCAACAGCCCTATATCTCAGACTGATAAGCTCTTCTTCTCATCCCTCGTGTTTATTGGATGTTATGCATCAACTTTAACAAGTATCTGATCCAAAAATCATTTGACTACGGTAGACAGTATACTGAGACCTCTCCAGTTTACTGCCACAGAGAAACCCTTCTGGTATTACATTTTTCAGCTTTGCTGCTTCAAGTATTTGCTTAATTACCTGGAGTGAACGTTTAAGTTTTCCTTCACGTCTTCTGTCCTCACAAACTGTTGGTTACTCGCTGGCACCCCCTGAGTCTTCAGCTTCGAATATTTCAAGTCCCTTTTCGCTCGGCTTAAAGTCCAAGCGTTCAACCTGCGAACGGAAATACACGCGCTCGATAAATGAAACTTACAAGCACAGATACAATTCTCACTTGGTAAAGAAGTATTGTGATCTTATTATTCAGGAGGACGCTTTTCAAAAATACGGGCGAAAGGTGCCGTGTTGTACTTGCCTCTTTTTAAATTCCGATGCTACGTCCAATTTGGCATCCACGTTGACGAAGGTTGAGTAGACGAAGCAACAGTACAGAAGAGCAACGTGAAGCAATCTCATGGTGAAGCCCTGCCAGACAAAACAAAAGCCACGCCGGCGTTAGGCACTATTCTCTGACAAGTTCTGTTTGTTTTGAAATGGTGGGCGTGCTGCTGACAGGCATTTCTCTACCCCTGGCTCTGTGTCAGCAGCGCGTTAACGGTTATGTTTCCCCTTACATGCGAGATGAAAGATCTCCGTTCGGGAGAAACCGCCGCCAGGTTAGTATTTTTCTACAAGTGTCAATTTTCCTTTCGGAGAATGTTTCTAAGGTGATGAACATCAAAAAGATCGCTTTCTAATCTAGTGAGTCATTcaagtaagtaaaaaaaaacatgaaatataaACCACCGCGAGTGCAACCTGCTGAGTGCGTGTTGTTATCCTGTGCCTCATTTAATTTCGGTAATTTCACAAAATACTTGCAATATTTACAACTACGGTAGTAGACTCAGTGAAAGATACGATATTTCGCAGACGTGCCAATTTACACATACCTAGAAAACCTACTGAATGGGGTTTCCCAAAATTCTTCAATTCTGGATCTCTGTGTTGTATCCTTATAAAGCCTTTCGCAGAGAGATCGAGACGAAACTGTTATTCTCGATTCGCATTGACCGAGTCAGAGCCGGAGTCTCTCTTTATAGAATTCCAAATGGGGCGGAGATTCGATTGATGGACAGCTCCTAGACAAGACGTGACCCCACTTGCGCATCCTGCAAAACTAATACAGTCATTTGATGGCTATGATAAATGCAATCAACTGCGATACGTTTTCAGTTCACAAATCTACCAAATATGGGTATTTTTCCACCAAAAAATCATAATTTAACTCATATAAACTTCAGATTAAGCATCGTAAAACAGGATTCGTCGCATATTTAGAATGATGTAATTTACGGTGCACCGTACCTTAAGAAAATACATTTCTTAAAAACCCTACATCGCTTTTAAAATTCTACTTGCGAGtgcaattttaaatttgaagGAGTTGCGGTGATTTCAGGAAGAATgatgaagaaggaagaagaataTCAGGTTGATGTGACTAATTGTAGGGCATTAAGCACATTTTATTGTGTAATAGAAAGCGAATTAATTCTGCGAAAATGATTACATTTTCTAAATACGTATGAGGTGAATTGGCCGAGTGTGTATCAAATGATTAATGTTTTAGCTTGTCTGTTTCCTCAGAGACTCCACATGACCGCTCGTAATGCTTAGACAATGCCTCTGGTATCTCTAGCGATCGTCCATTACTCAATCATTGGAATGCATTGGGGGTGATTGTCACGTACATCCTTCATAGTTTTGAACTGGGCAATTTGATAAACACTTTCCTGGCTATTTCAAGGAAGTTTTTTTGGAGCTCTTGAAGCGCCGCCGTTCTTTCAATGAACGTTGCTTTGTTCTGATCATTTCAACTATTATGTTACCAAATTTCAGCACAATCCTTTTCCAAATCAAATGATAATTTTAGTGTTGAACTGTCGCCATTAACAGTTGTAGTCACCTGCTACTTATCTGTTGGCTTTTACCATTTAATTATGATCTGATTTCTCGTGGGCTGCCGGTCTAGCATCAGCTTCGGATAGATTATTGTCTTTCTTGTTGATCAAACGGTTGATAAATTCATGGCTATAGTTTGCACTTGAAAATTATTTGCTCTAACAAAGAAAGATCATCATCTCGCAGGAATTCACCTTGCGGGTGTTATTGATGCGATGATTATTCCTCCAACTAAGTATTCAGTCCCTCACACCAGTGCCTTCACTATTAATGCAACCGACCTGCTTGCAGACTTGGTATTATATTTGACTCTGAGATAACAATGCCATGATAAAGGCTATCTGTCTCGATCTCTGTAACATTATTTAAATCCATCCCAGCTTCAGTTTATCTGATGCTAGAAATCTCATCAGTGTTTCTGTAATCTCTGGACCTCGCTATTCAGAATCACACTTGGCTGATCTTCTCTGTTCTACCTTCAGTAAATTTGAGGAGTTAGAGGCTCTGCTTCTCCAGTCCTAACCTGCACGAGGTCGTATTTACCCATTATCTAATGACGACCTGCGTTAGAGGCCCATTGGTTAAGtcctgaatttaaaattctcactctcCTCATTTCTCACATTGGTTCCGTAATCTCAAATTTTGGCCCTTCGGGCGTCCTCGCAAAAGGCGATGAATCTCTGGCTTTTTATGCCCTGGAGGCTAGATTATTAGcgatatttttgaaagatcagggaattgatgaCCAAGGAGGAAATGAgttagggcagatcagccaatgATAACACCGATTGGCGGGGCAGGCTTGGGGACttcatgctcctattttctgacGTTCTTATCCCCAAATGTTATCATCCACCATTGGCAGGAGTCAAAGCACTTAACCTTGCAATCCTCTCTCTACTTTCCCACCTTTCTTTAGTGTATAAGATAGTCATTACAAACTCTGTTTTTGAACAAGCTTTTAGACATCTGGCCTAATACGCATGGCTGCTGTCCATTTTTGTTTAATAGTAAGGTTATTGGAGTGTGTTACCATACTACTGTCACTATATAAGTGCAGGTTGTTATTGTTATAAGGATACAGATTTATTGCAAAGAGAACCTTTCAAACTACCCCCAACATTTTGAGTTTGCGTAAGGTTCTTCCAATTTAACCGAATGGGCAATTGTGTCAGAAATGGAATACTTTGCACAgtacagtttttaaaataaatacgCCAACATACATGGAAAAAATAAAGAAGTGAGATAACTATGTACATTATTTAATCGCATGCCTCATGTATCATGACTCTCAGTGCTCAGGAGTAAAGCAATTTAAAATGATCACATTTTAAGAGGGAATTGTGTAATGTTGGTTTTAAACCATTAAATCTGGTCAAATGAGTCAACATCGATTGCCAAATAGCACGGATTAGTAATGTTTCAGATATGCACTATTGTAGTATGCATCATTATAACATACTACAGTGTTTACTGAAATTCTATTAATCAACGAGAAAAGGGTACAGATGCCCAGGGCGTTCCGATCTATTCAGCGGAAAGACATTCAGTTCCTTGTGGAGAACAGGGTTCCGTGATCATGGTGCACAGAAAGGAAAAGCGACAATGTTCACGTCGTTGCCATTTATTTACTTCACCAGAATAAATAAAACCTTTACAGACACAGTAATTCGAAAATTCCAAACGTTCCGCAGGTTCAGTATACTAATACTCTACCAGCATTTCTGTTAAACTGCAGGGCTGCAGTGGAGCAATGGGATTGAAGGGGTTGCGCCCCTGGGAGCAggcatggacccgatgggccgaatatCCACTTTCTCTGTCGTCATAAGTACGTGGAAGTTCTACAGATTATCAGGTGAAGAGAATTGCCGAGAAATTCACATAATACAGCGACATGAATTTCTAATACTTTTGCCCCGCTCCCTCAGCATTTGCACTGATATTCCGCTAGCTGGGGGGAAATTCTGTTTAATCAATCCGTTAATCCCTGTTCAATGTTAAGTGACACTGACATATAACATTGTGCTAAGATTTTGTCAGACCGTTTTTCACCTGCTGCGTTTCACTTTCCCCACCCCCATGTCTCCGAAAGGTCCACTACCCCCACCACTTAATTTTGTTCTGAATATTCAGGCACGGCGATCCTTCTCAGGTGATTAGTGTTTTACTCCCCCCATAACTGTTAACTCCTCGTCAGATCTCTCTTTACCACTTGAGTCTTCCCTTTCTCCCATGTGGTTGACAATTCGGCTCAAActattttcccacattttctgctcTG
The genomic region above belongs to Pristis pectinata isolate sPriPec2 chromosome 14, sPriPec2.1.pri, whole genome shotgun sequence and contains:
- the adma gene encoding adrenomedullin a, translating into MRLLHVALLYCCFVYSTFVNVDAKLDVASEFKKRLNAWTLSRAKRDLKYSKLKTQGVPASNQQFVRTEDVKENLNVHSSSDVHIRMKRNRHALPHFPQLQLNRPSCQLGTCQVQKLSHRLNQLLNNPEKDGMARWSTWSPNSYGRKRRSVRSKIALTLPRQQDSLART